The Minwuia thermotolerans genomic interval AACACCATGTCGGCGCCCTGTTCCCGGATCGGGATCAGCGCCTGGTACTCGGCGCTGTTGTACCAGCGCCGGGCGGTCTCGGCGTCGGGGAACTCGATCATGGCGACGACGTCCAGGTCGGCGTTGCCCGAGAGCACCTCGGTCACGTTGCCCCGGACGATGAACCGCCCGCCATGGGCGGCCACGGTGGCGGGCGCCTGGCTGGCATATTCCTTCAGCTTCGCGCGGTCCTTGATCCTGATCTGGACGCTGACATGGGCGGTCATCGGTCTCTCCTTCGCTCAGTGGCTCTCGCGCGGGACGGGCGCGCCCGATCCGCCGGCCAGGAAGTCGAGGTCGCAGCCCTCGTGCGCCTGGGTCACATGGTCGTGGTAGAGCCTGACCCAGCCGCGTTCCAGCGGCGGGGGCGGCGCCGTCCAGGCGGCCCTGCGCTTCTCCAGTTCCGCGTCGGAGACGTCCAGGTGCAGGCGGCGGTTCTCGACGTCCAGCTCGATCATGTCGCCGGTGCGGACCAGCGCCAGCGGCCCGCCGGCCGCCGATTCCGGGCTGACATGCAGCACCACCGCGCCATAGGCCGTGCCCGACATGCGGGCGTCGGAGATGCGGACCATGTCGGTGACGCCCTTGCGCAGGATCTTGGCGGGCAGGGGGAAATTGCCGACTTCCGGCATGCCGGGATAGCCCTTCGGCCCCGCGCCCTTGAGGACCATGACGCAGCTTTCGTCGATCTCGAGATCGTCGTTCTCGACTTCCCGGCGCAGTTCCTCGATGGACTCGAAGACCACGGCGCGGCCCCGGTGCTTCAGCAGTTCCGGCGTCGCCGCCGACGGCTTGATGACAGCACCGTCGGGGCAGAGATTGCCGCGCAGCACGGCGAGGCCAACATCCTTGTTCAGCGGCTTGTCGAAGGGCCGGATGACCTCCTCGTTGTAGTTTCGGGCGCCCTTCGAGTTCTCGATGATGGAACTCCCGTTGACCGTCACCGTGTCCGCGTGCAGCAGGCCGGCCCCGGCCAGGCTGTCGATCACCACGGGCAGGCCGCCGGCGTAGTAGTAGTCCTCCATCAGGTACTCGCCGTTGGGGCGCAGGTTGACCAGCAGCGGTACCCCGCGCGCCAGCCTGTCGAAATCGTCGATGGAGAGATCGACGCCAAGGCGGCCCGCCATGGCGATCAGGTGGATGATGGCGTTGGTAGAGCCGCCGATGGCGGCGTTGACGCGGATCGCGTTCTCGAACGCCTTGCGCGTCATCACCTTCGACATCCGCAGGTCCTCGTGGACCATCTCGACGATACGCCGCCCGGCGAGGTGGGAGACCCGGTAGCGGTTGGCGTCGACGGCCGGAATGGCCGAGGCGCCGGGCAGGGTCATGCCGAGGGACTCGGTCAGCGAGGCCATGGTGGAGGCGGTGCCCATGGTCATGCAGTGCCCGTTGGAGCGGGACATGCAGTTCTCCGCCTCCATGAAGTCCTCGAGCGTCATCTTGCCGGCGCGCATGTCCTCGGAGAAGCGCCAGACGTCGGTGCCGGACCCGATGTCCCGGCCCTGGAACTTGCCGTTCAGCATCGGCCCGGACGTGATCACCAGCGTCGGCAGGTCGCACGACGCCGCGCCCATCAGCATGGCCGGCTGGGTCTTGTCGCAGCCCGACAGCAGCACGATGCCGTCCAGCGGATAGGCGCGGATCGATTCCTCCACGTCCATCGACATCAGGTTGCGGAACAGCATGGTCGTCGGCCGCATAAGGGTCTCGCCCAGCGACATGACCGGAAACTCCAGCGGAAAGCCGCCGGCCTCGTAGACGCCGCGCTTCACCCGCTCCGCCACATCGCGCAGATGCGCGTTGCAGGGCGTCAGTTCCGACCATGAATTGCAGATGCCGATCACGGGCCGGCCGTCGAACTGGTCGTGCGGTCGGCCCTGGTTCTTCATCCAGGAGCGGTGGTTGAAGCCGTCCTTGGAACCGGCGCCGAACCACTCCGCGCTGCGGTACTTCTTCTTCTCGTCGCCCATGGCGCACCCCTCCCCGTTTGCCGGGAAGACTAGGCCCGGCTGTGACCGCGGGCAATCCGTTCCGGCTGGTCAAGGACCGATGCCGGGACCATATGCAGGGGATGAGACCGACCGCATTCGCCTTGCCGGCCTTCCTCTGCCTCGCCGCTGCCGCCCTGCCGGCGCAGGCGGACAACGCGCTGGACTACCTGCCCGGCGGCTCGGCCGGATCGGTCCATCTCTCGAAGCCTTCCTATGATCGGGCCGATCAGCGCCGCTCGCCCGCTCTCCGCCACAACGAGCAGATGCGCCGTTACTGGGAGAACCGCGCCGAACAGCGCGCACGCGCCGAACGAAGCTATGACGGCGTGGAACTGGCGCCGGCGCCGCAGGAACGCCTGCCGGTCGTCATCCGGCCCACGGTGTTCAGCTACAGCGCGGCGCTGGAGAACGTGCTCAGGATCGCGGTCGGCGACAGGGTGATCTTCCGCACCGCCGAGCGCACCGGTCATCTGGAACTGCTGGAGATCGGCGCCGGGGCGGATGGCGCGACCTGCCGCCGCTTCCGTCAGGAGGTCCGCGGCCCCGGCGGCCCGGAGGTCAGCTTCGGCAGCGCCTGCCGCATGCGCGACGGCGCCTGGCGGTTCTCGGAGTAGACGGCGCGGGCAATACATCGCCGACAGACCGCAAGGCTCGTCTTTCCCTCGATTTCGCGCCGGGCTAGGCTCCGCCACATCGGAGATACACATGAACGGGGAGCGATGCGCGATGGAAGTCGGCCTGATCCTGGGCACCGGTGACGCCCAATACTCGATCGATCTGGAAATGATCAAGGCGGCGGAGGCCATGGGCTTCCACTCGGTCTGGACATCGGAGGCCTGGGGCGCGGACGCCATTTCCTCGGCGGCCTGGATCCTGGGCAATACGACGAAGATCAAGGTCGGCACCGGCATCTGCCAGATGCAGGCCCGAACGCCGTCGCTCATGGCGACCACCTCGATCACCCTGCAGGAGCTTTCCGGCGGCCGTTTCATCCTGGGTCTTGGCCCGTCCGGCCCGCAGGTCATCGAAGGCTGGCACGGCCGCCCCTATGGCAAGCCGCTGGAGCTGACGCAGGAATACGTCTCCATCGTCCGCAAGGTCATCGCTCGCGAGGAGCCGTTGACCCATGAGGGCGAGCACTACCAGATCCCCTATAAGGGTCCCGGCGCGACCGGTCTCGGCAAGCCGCTGAAGACCATCCTGCGGCCCCGTCACGGGCTGAAGATCTATTCGGCTTCCGTCTCGCCGGGCGGCATCCGCAACGCGGCGGAAGTCTGCGACGGCGTCATCCCGGTCTACATGGACCCGTCCAACTACGACGCCATCGGAACCTACATCAATCAGGGTTTCGAGAAGGCCGGCGGCGGCAAGAGCCTGGAGACCTTCGATGTCTGCCCCTTCGTCACCGTGGTGCAGAACGATGATATCGAACAGGCGCGCAAGCCGGTGAAGGAGAACATGGGCTTCTACATCGGCGGCATGGGCGCCAAGAAGAAGAACTACTACAAGGAATACGCCAGCCGGCTGGGCTACGCCGATCAGGCCGAGGCGATCCAGGACGCCTTCCTGGGCGGCCGCCGGGCCGAGGCCTTCTCCATGGTGCCCGACGAACTGGTCGACAAGGTCGCGCTGGTCGGCCCGCAGGGCCATATCCGCGAGCAGCTCTCGGTCTGGAAGGAAGCCGGCCGCAAGCGTCAGGTCTCGGCCATGCTCTGCCGCGTCTCCTCCAGGGAGGCGATGGAGACCCTGGCCAAGGAACTGCTGTAGCGCGATCCTCGGAGAGATTGAACGTCACCGCAGCTTTGGTGTCATGCCCGCCCCGTGCGGGCATCCGGTCAATTCACGGACAGGCGGCAAAGCCGCTCCGGACCCCCGCACAAAGGCAGGGGTGACTCGCTGAGCGAGTGGCGGCGTTGCCGTAAGATGACGGAACGATCAGCTGTAGCCGGTCGGCTTGA includes:
- a CDS encoding LLM class F420-dependent oxidoreductase, coding for MNGERCAMEVGLILGTGDAQYSIDLEMIKAAEAMGFHSVWTSEAWGADAISSAAWILGNTTKIKVGTGICQMQARTPSLMATTSITLQELSGGRFILGLGPSGPQVIEGWHGRPYGKPLELTQEYVSIVRKVIAREEPLTHEGEHYQIPYKGPGATGLGKPLKTILRPRHGLKIYSASVSPGGIRNAAEVCDGVIPVYMDPSNYDAIGTYINQGFEKAGGGKSLETFDVCPFVTVVQNDDIEQARKPVKENMGFYIGGMGAKKKNYYKEYASRLGYADQAEAIQDAFLGGRRAEAFSMVPDELVDKVALVGPQGHIREQLSVWKEAGRKRQVSAMLCRVSSREAMETLAKELL
- the araD gene encoding L-arabinonate dehydratase, which encodes MGDEKKKYRSAEWFGAGSKDGFNHRSWMKNQGRPHDQFDGRPVIGICNSWSELTPCNAHLRDVAERVKRGVYEAGGFPLEFPVMSLGETLMRPTTMLFRNLMSMDVEESIRAYPLDGIVLLSGCDKTQPAMLMGAASCDLPTLVITSGPMLNGKFQGRDIGSGTDVWRFSEDMRAGKMTLEDFMEAENCMSRSNGHCMTMGTASTMASLTESLGMTLPGASAIPAVDANRYRVSHLAGRRIVEMVHEDLRMSKVMTRKAFENAIRVNAAIGGSTNAIIHLIAMAGRLGVDLSIDDFDRLARGVPLLVNLRPNGEYLMEDYYYAGGLPVVIDSLAGAGLLHADTVTVNGSSIIENSKGARNYNEEVIRPFDKPLNKDVGLAVLRGNLCPDGAVIKPSAATPELLKHRGRAVVFESIEELRREVENDDLEIDESCVMVLKGAGPKGYPGMPEVGNFPLPAKILRKGVTDMVRISDARMSGTAYGAVVLHVSPESAAGGPLALVRTGDMIELDVENRRLHLDVSDAELEKRRAAWTAPPPPLERGWVRLYHDHVTQAHEGCDLDFLAGGSGAPVPRESH
- a CDS encoding DUF1330 domain-containing protein, which encodes MTAHVSVQIRIKDRAKLKEYASQAPATVAAHGGRFIVRGNVTEVLSGNADLDVVAMIEFPDAETARRWYNSAEYQALIPIREQGADMVFALVEMP